One window of the Thermasporomyces composti genome contains the following:
- the dapE gene encoding succinyl-diaminopimelate desuccinylase, translating to MASLDIHADVATLTAALIDVESVSGNEAELADAVEAALRTLPHLTTWRFGNTVVARTELARSERVVLAGHLDTVPPAGNLPSRRVGDRVYGLGACDMKGGVAVALRLAATVTEPVRDVTYVFYDCEEIEAERNGLGRLSREHPDLLAADFAVLMEPSAAHVEGGCQGTLRADVIVRGKRAHSARAWMGENAVHKAADVLNRLTSYEPRQVPVDGLVYREGLNAVGISGGVAGNVIPDECRVTINYRFAPDRSPDEAFEHVRSLMHGYEVELRDSAPAAAPGLHRPAAAAFVAAVGGEPRPKFGWTDVARFAELGVPAVNYGPGEPQLAHTPDEYVDVDELYQCEERLRGWLAG from the coding sequence ATGGCCAGCCTCGACATCCACGCCGACGTCGCCACGTTGACCGCCGCGCTCATCGATGTGGAGTCGGTGAGCGGGAACGAGGCCGAGCTCGCCGACGCGGTGGAAGCCGCGCTGCGCACCCTCCCTCACCTGACGACCTGGCGCTTTGGCAACACGGTGGTGGCCCGGACCGAGCTGGCCCGATCGGAACGGGTCGTGCTCGCCGGGCACCTCGACACCGTGCCGCCTGCGGGCAACCTGCCGTCGCGTCGCGTGGGCGATCGTGTCTACGGCCTCGGTGCGTGCGACATGAAGGGTGGGGTGGCGGTGGCGCTCCGGCTGGCCGCGACGGTCACCGAACCCGTCCGGGACGTGACGTACGTCTTCTACGACTGCGAGGAGATCGAGGCGGAGCGGAACGGACTGGGCCGGCTCTCGCGGGAGCACCCCGACCTGCTCGCCGCTGACTTCGCCGTCTTGATGGAACCGTCCGCGGCCCATGTCGAGGGCGGCTGTCAGGGCACGTTGCGCGCCGACGTCATCGTGCGCGGCAAGCGGGCTCACAGCGCGCGGGCCTGGATGGGGGAGAACGCCGTCCACAAGGCGGCCGACGTGCTCAACCGGTTGACCAGCTACGAGCCGCGACAGGTACCGGTCGACGGGTTGGTCTATCGGGAGGGCCTCAACGCGGTCGGGATCAGCGGTGGGGTCGCGGGGAACGTGATCCCCGACGAGTGCCGAGTGACGATCAACTACCGCTTCGCACCGGACCGGTCGCCGGACGAGGCCTTCGAACACGTGCGGTCGCTCATGCACGGGTACGAGGTGGAACTGCGCGACAGCGCCCCCGCCGCGGCTCCGGGTCTGCACCGACCCGCGGCCGCCGCGTTCGTGGCGGCCGTCGGTGGGGAGCCGAGGCCGAAGTTCGGCTGGACGGACGTCGCGCGGTTCGCTGAGCTGGGTGTTCCGGCGGTCAACTACGGGCCCGGCGAGCCCCAGCTCGCTCACACCCCGGATGAGTACGTCGACGTCGACGAGCTGTACCAGTGTGAGGAGCGACTGCGCGGCTGGCTGGCTGGCTAG
- the glgA gene encoding glycogen synthase encodes MRVALLTREYPPHVYGGAGVHVDHLSRELASRVDLEVHCLGEPRPGAIAHSEDDPRLAGANPALRIFAANLEMTAAVAGADIVHSHTWYANLAGHLASLLHGVPHVVTAHSLEPARPWKQEQLGGGYRLSSWAEETAYRGAAAVIAVSEAMRNDIVRWYPGLDPARLHVVPNGIDTRTYAPDPGTDVVKRLGIDPNRPSVVFIGRITPQKGLDHLLAAAHQLDASAQLVLLAGAADTPELARETERAVARLQAARAGVVWVQEMLPRHEVIQVLSNATVLCCPSIYEPQGIVNLEAMACETAVVASAVGGIPEVVVDGETGLLVPYTEDDPTRFRRDLAAALNALIRNPARARALGRAGRERVVRHYGWEAIARRTVDIYSTLTPPRRQHGRGPVTT; translated from the coding sequence ATGCGAGTCGCCCTGCTCACCCGGGAGTATCCGCCACACGTCTACGGCGGGGCTGGCGTGCACGTCGACCACTTGAGTCGCGAGCTCGCCTCACGTGTCGACCTCGAGGTGCACTGCCTCGGCGAGCCGCGGCCCGGGGCGATCGCTCACTCCGAGGACGACCCGCGGCTGGCCGGCGCCAATCCCGCGCTGCGGATCTTCGCGGCCAACCTCGAGATGACGGCGGCGGTCGCAGGCGCGGACATCGTCCACTCCCACACCTGGTACGCCAACCTCGCGGGTCACCTGGCGAGCCTCCTCCACGGCGTCCCCCACGTCGTCACCGCCCACTCGCTCGAGCCCGCGCGGCCCTGGAAGCAGGAGCAGCTCGGCGGCGGCTACCGGCTGTCGTCGTGGGCTGAGGAGACCGCCTATCGCGGCGCGGCGGCGGTGATCGCGGTCAGCGAGGCGATGCGAAACGACATCGTGCGCTGGTACCCCGGGCTGGATCCGGCTCGCCTGCATGTGGTCCCGAACGGCATCGACACCAGGACGTACGCGCCCGACCCCGGCACGGACGTCGTGAAGCGGCTCGGCATCGACCCGAACCGGCCGTCCGTCGTGTTCATCGGACGCATCACCCCGCAGAAGGGCCTCGACCACCTGCTCGCCGCGGCGCACCAGCTCGACGCCTCCGCCCAGCTCGTCCTCCTCGCCGGCGCCGCCGACACACCCGAGCTGGCCCGCGAAACCGAGCGCGCGGTCGCGCGACTCCAGGCCGCCCGGGCCGGCGTGGTGTGGGTCCAGGAGATGCTGCCGCGCCACGAGGTCATCCAGGTGCTCTCGAACGCCACGGTGTTGTGCTGCCCGTCGATCTACGAGCCGCAGGGCATCGTCAACCTCGAGGCCATGGCGTGCGAGACCGCCGTGGTGGCGAGCGCCGTCGGTGGCATCCCCGAGGTGGTGGTGGACGGAGAGACCGGCCTGCTGGTGCCGTACACCGAGGACGACCCGACCCGCTTCCGCCGCGATCTCGCGGCCGCCCTCAACGCCCTGATCCGGAACCCGGCGCGGGCGAGAGCACTGGGGCGGGCCGGCCGGGAGCGCGTGGTCCGCCACTACGGATGGGAGGCGATCGCCCGGCGCACCGTCGACATCTACTCCACCCTCACACCGCCGCGACGGCAGCACGGACGAGGCCCGGTTACCACGTGA
- a CDS encoding DNA-3-methyladenine glycosylase I translates to MTASDPVGVRRCPWASIAPDYVAYHDEEWGRPVHDDRGLFERLTLEAFQSGLSWLTILRKRPAFRRAFADFDIATVASFDADDEARLLADPGIVRNRAKVRAAIHNARAAAELDDGLATFLWSFAPDRARPVPRTPADIPSHTPESEAMAKALKRRGFRFVGPTTCYALMQATGMVNDHLADCVVREVCGSAPEGAPAGPSRRARR, encoded by the coding sequence GTGACGGCCTCCGATCCCGTCGGCGTCCGACGCTGCCCATGGGCCAGCATCGCGCCCGACTACGTCGCCTACCACGACGAGGAGTGGGGCCGACCGGTCCACGACGACCGTGGACTGTTCGAGCGGCTCACGTTGGAGGCGTTCCAGTCAGGTCTGTCGTGGTTGACGATCCTGCGCAAGCGTCCGGCCTTTCGGCGAGCGTTCGCCGACTTCGACATCGCCACCGTCGCCAGCTTCGACGCTGACGACGAGGCTCGGCTCCTCGCCGACCCCGGAATCGTGCGCAACCGTGCCAAGGTGCGCGCGGCCATCCACAACGCCAGGGCGGCGGCAGAGCTCGACGACGGGCTCGCCACGTTCCTCTGGTCGTTCGCGCCCGACCGGGCGCGTCCGGTACCGCGCACGCCCGCCGACATCCCGTCCCACACGCCGGAGTCCGAAGCCATGGCCAAGGCGCTCAAGCGGCGGGGGTTCAGGTTCGTCGGGCCCACGACCTGCTACGCCCTCATGCAGGCGACCGGGATGGTCAACGATCACCTGGCCGACTGCGTGGTGCGAGAGGTGTGCGGCAGCGCTCCGGAGGGAGCGCCGGCCGGCCCGTCCAGGCGGGCGAGGAGATGA
- a CDS encoding nucleotidyltransferase domain-containing protein has product MPFDSRSFRDQTVPTGYGADQRDRAHQAGGHQASAAQPSVDWAREIVVRHVRTAFPTLCAALLSGSIVRAAATETSDIDVVVLLPERAGSRRETTTWDGAPVDLFVYDPDGLTRWLGKDTQGRRPVLCSLLIDGHVVAGDAAAAEQAKALARKVYEAGPAKLSDAELDRLRFEATDLMLDLQSTVDRSEALLLAAMLVQTTGDLVLNAAGRWTGRGKWLPRELRAYDPELARDLAAAHDDLARTGDAEMLIRLVDNILARHGGRMVAGRMEAG; this is encoded by the coding sequence ATGCCCTTCGACAGCCGGAGCTTCCGCGACCAGACCGTGCCCACCGGGTACGGCGCCGACCAGCGTGATCGAGCCCACCAGGCCGGCGGCCATCAGGCGAGCGCCGCCCAGCCCAGCGTCGACTGGGCCAGGGAGATCGTCGTCCGACACGTCCGCACGGCGTTCCCGACCCTGTGCGCGGCCCTGCTCTCTGGCTCGATCGTGCGTGCGGCCGCGACCGAGACGTCCGACATTGACGTCGTCGTCCTCCTCCCCGAGAGGGCCGGCAGCCGGCGGGAGACCACCACCTGGGACGGTGCGCCGGTGGACCTCTTCGTCTACGACCCGGACGGCCTGACCCGCTGGCTCGGCAAGGACACCCAAGGCCGTCGCCCGGTCCTCTGCTCGCTCCTCATCGACGGGCACGTGGTGGCGGGTGACGCGGCGGCCGCCGAGCAGGCCAAAGCGCTCGCCCGCAAGGTGTACGAGGCGGGTCCGGCGAAGCTCTCCGACGCCGAGCTGGACCGCCTGCGCTTCGAGGCGACCGATCTCATGCTCGATCTGCAGAGCACGGTCGACCGGTCCGAGGCGCTGCTGCTGGCCGCCATGCTCGTGCAGACGACCGGTGACCTGGTGCTCAACGCCGCGGGACGGTGGACGGGCCGGGGCAAGTGGCTTCCTCGCGAGCTCCGGGCATACGACCCCGAGCTCGCCAGGGACCTCGCCGCTGCTCACGACGACCTCGCGCGGACCGGGGACGCCGAGATGCTGATCCGCCTCGTCGACAACATCCTGGCGCGGCATGGCGGCCGGATGGTGGCTGGTCGCATGGAGGCCGGCTGA
- the dapD gene encoding 2,3,4,5-tetrahydropyridine-2,6-dicarboxylate N-succinyltransferase has product MSDAPGAWGFGIATTTFEGKILDTWYPDPKLGRPTADNDDPPAELRALEGDDELRRVRRTVVRTVVDSLDEPPADVPDAYLRLHLLSHRIIRPREANLDGIFKVLPNVVWTSLGPCDPEGFEVTRLRLRAAGREVTVHGVDKFPRMVDYVVPTGVRIADADRVRLGAHLAEGTTVMHEGFVNFNAGTLGASMVEGRISAGVIVDEGSDIGGGASIMGTLSGGGTQVISVGKRCLIGANAGIGISLGDDCIVEAGCYVTAGAKVRLRGGEIVKAVELSGTPGLLFRRNSMTGALEAIPRGGTTIQLNTALHAHN; this is encoded by the coding sequence ATGAGCGACGCACCTGGCGCCTGGGGCTTTGGAATCGCCACGACCACGTTCGAGGGCAAGATCCTCGACACCTGGTATCCGGATCCGAAGCTGGGCCGACCCACGGCCGACAACGACGATCCACCGGCCGAGCTTCGGGCGCTCGAGGGTGACGACGAGCTGCGACGGGTCCGTCGGACCGTCGTCCGGACGGTCGTCGACTCACTCGACGAGCCGCCCGCCGACGTGCCCGACGCCTACCTGCGGTTGCACCTTTTGTCCCATCGGATCATCCGCCCGCGCGAGGCCAACCTCGACGGGATCTTCAAGGTGCTGCCCAACGTGGTGTGGACCAGCCTCGGCCCGTGCGACCCCGAGGGGTTCGAGGTGACTCGCCTCCGGCTCCGCGCCGCGGGACGCGAGGTCACCGTCCACGGCGTCGACAAGTTCCCGCGGATGGTCGACTACGTCGTCCCGACCGGGGTGAGGATCGCGGACGCCGACCGTGTGCGCCTCGGCGCTCACCTGGCGGAAGGCACGACGGTCATGCACGAGGGGTTCGTCAACTTCAACGCCGGGACGCTCGGTGCCTCGATGGTCGAGGGTCGGATCTCCGCCGGCGTCATCGTCGACGAGGGGTCCGACATCGGCGGCGGCGCCTCGATCATGGGCACCCTCTCCGGCGGCGGCACTCAGGTGATCTCGGTAGGCAAGCGGTGCCTGATCGGCGCGAACGCCGGCATCGGCATCTCGCTCGGCGACGACTGCATCGTCGAGGCGGGGTGCTACGTCACCGCCGGCGCGAAGGTTCGGCTGCGCGGCGGTGAGATCGTCAAGGCAGTCGAACTGTCCGGCACCCCCGGCCTGCTCTTCCGACGGAACAGCATGACCGGTGCGCTGGAGGCGATCCCACGAGGGGGCACGACCATCCAGCTGAATACGGCACTGCACGCCCACAACTGA
- a CDS encoding DivIVA domain-containing protein: MTWLWVVLVVVIIGLTAAVAAGRGGAMARAYPDRREVRLPAGRPMTAADLSKVRFSVVLRGYRMDEVDEVIEHLARELAARDARIAALERSLASEEGNTRRGWDVSGSQRPGRAEPVDRPRPHQAHPYQPADGAPRPVEPTSQSPATWRTGTGGRTDTGDRAGWTSGSDRS; the protein is encoded by the coding sequence ATGACCTGGCTGTGGGTCGTGCTCGTGGTCGTCATCATCGGCCTCACCGCCGCCGTCGCTGCGGGACGCGGCGGCGCGATGGCGCGCGCCTACCCGGACCGACGTGAGGTACGACTCCCCGCGGGCCGGCCCATGACCGCCGCCGACCTGTCGAAGGTGCGGTTCTCGGTCGTGCTCCGCGGCTACCGCATGGACGAGGTCGATGAGGTGATCGAGCACCTGGCCCGCGAGCTCGCCGCGCGGGACGCCCGGATCGCCGCGCTGGAGCGCTCCCTCGCATCCGAGGAGGGGAACACGCGGCGAGGCTGGGACGTCTCCGGCTCGCAGCGACCCGGCCGCGCCGAGCCTGTCGACCGTCCCCGCCCTCACCAGGCCCATCCCTACCAGCCAGCCGACGGCGCGCCGCGGCCCGTCGAGCCCACCAGCCAGTCGCCGGCGACCTGGCGGACGGGGACCGGCGGCCGGACCGATACTGGCGACAGGGCAGGCTGGACCTCAGGGTCGGACCGATCGTGA
- a CDS encoding SDR family oxidoreductase translates to MASLSILFIGGTGIISSACAARALEAGHDLTVLTRGRTSLRPLPEGARVLRADVRDVDAARSALGGREYDVVVDFVAYTPDHVRADIELFAGRVGQYVFISSASAYQKPPERLPIVESTPLRNPYWAYSRDKIACEEVLVAAYRDSGFPATIVRPSHTYDRTSVPLTGGWTAVDRMRRGLPVVVHGDGTSLWTLTHHTDFAKAFVGLLGRPQAIGDSFHITSDEVLTWNQIYAAMASAAGVEPRLVHVASETIAAAEPRLAGPLLGDKAHSVIFDNTKVKALVPDYVATVPFSQGAREIVEWYDAHPEHKVVDERTDALFDKLVAAAGRGSP, encoded by the coding sequence ATGGCGTCCTTGTCGATCCTGTTCATCGGCGGCACCGGCATCATCAGCTCCGCCTGTGCCGCTCGCGCGCTCGAGGCGGGACACGACCTCACCGTCCTCACCCGCGGTCGGACCTCCCTACGGCCGCTCCCCGAGGGCGCCAGAGTCCTGCGAGCCGACGTTCGCGACGTCGACGCTGCGCGGTCGGCGCTCGGCGGCCGCGAGTACGACGTGGTCGTCGACTTCGTGGCGTATACGCCCGACCACGTACGAGCCGACATCGAGCTTTTCGCCGGCCGGGTCGGCCAGTACGTCTTCATCAGCTCGGCCTCGGCCTACCAGAAGCCTCCGGAGCGGCTGCCCATCGTGGAGTCCACTCCGCTGCGCAACCCGTACTGGGCATACTCCCGGGACAAGATCGCCTGCGAGGAGGTGCTCGTCGCGGCCTATCGCGACAGCGGCTTCCCGGCCACGATCGTGCGACCGTCGCACACCTACGACCGAACGTCCGTCCCGCTGACCGGCGGCTGGACCGCCGTGGACCGCATGCGGCGCGGCTTGCCCGTGGTCGTGCACGGTGACGGCACCTCGCTGTGGACGCTGACGCACCACACCGACTTCGCGAAGGCCTTCGTCGGCCTTCTCGGCCGTCCCCAGGCGATCGGTGACAGCTTCCACATCACCTCCGACGAGGTGCTGACCTGGAACCAGATCTACGCCGCGATGGCGTCCGCTGCCGGGGTGGAGCCGCGCCTGGTCCACGTCGCCTCGGAGACGATCGCCGCGGCCGAGCCTCGCCTCGCCGGCCCGCTCCTGGGCGACAAGGCGCACTCGGTGATCTTCGACAACACGAAGGTGAAGGCGCTCGTACCGGATTACGTGGCGACGGTGCCGTTCAGCCAAGGCGCGCGCGAGATCGTCGAGTGGTACGACGCCCACCCGGAGCACAAGGTGGTCGACGAGCGGACCGACGCCCTCTTCGACAAGCTCGTCGCCGCGGCGGGACGAGGCTCGCCCTGA
- a CDS encoding DUF3117 domain-containing protein, with protein MAAMKPRTGDGPLEVTKEGRGIVMRVPLEGGGRLVVELTADEANELGDALKSVVG; from the coding sequence ATGGCGGCCATGAAGCCGCGGACGGGCGACGGACCGCTCGAGGTCACCAAGGAGGGGAGAGGCATCGTGATGCGGGTTCCCCTCGAGGGCGGCGGGCGGCTCGTCGTCGAGCTCACGGCAGACGAGGCCAACGAGCTCGGTGACGCGCTCAAGTCGGTCGTGGGCTAG
- a CDS encoding RidA family protein, producing MARRRVASGSPYEKEIGFSRVVAVDDRVLVAGTAPIWEDGNVDPDPAVQTRRCLEIILTALAQVGAGPEHVVRTRIYLTDPADAQAVGRVHGKVFGDIRPVCTMVVVAGLLDPRWKVEIEAEAVLETRRGRLAKVLGG from the coding sequence ATGGCACGTCGCCGGGTGGCCTCTGGTTCACCGTATGAGAAGGAGATCGGGTTCAGTCGCGTCGTCGCCGTCGACGACCGCGTGCTGGTCGCGGGGACCGCGCCGATCTGGGAGGACGGGAACGTCGACCCGGATCCGGCGGTCCAGACTCGGCGCTGCCTCGAGATCATCCTGACCGCTCTGGCACAGGTGGGCGCCGGCCCCGAGCACGTCGTGCGCACCCGGATCTACCTCACCGACCCGGCTGACGCGCAGGCGGTCGGCCGGGTCCACGGCAAGGTCTTCGGTGACATCCGTCCGGTCTGCACGATGGTGGTCGTGGCCGGCCTGCTCGACCCTCGGTGGAAGGTCGAGATCGAAGCCGAGGCCGTGCTGGAGACCCGACGCGGCCGGCTCGCCAAGGTCCTGGGCGGCTGA
- a CDS encoding TIGR00730 family Rossman fold protein codes for MSEVDEALPKPTSTGPKHRAEVRQGPVVRRGRQVQPTTTDQRLLDSRGPADWVHTDPWRVLRIQAEFIEGFGALAELGPAISVFGSARTPAGAPEYALAERVGRALAEAGFAVITGGGPGIMEAANKGASEAGGVSVGLGIELPFEQGLNEWVDLGLNFRYFFVRKTMFVKYSQGFVVFPGGFGTFDELFEALTLVQTKKVTSFPIVLMGSDYWSGLVDWLQDTVAKTGRISPEDVDLLHVTDDVSEVVRIMCAAQRRLDVR; via the coding sequence ATGTCCGAGGTAGACGAAGCTCTCCCCAAGCCGACGTCCACCGGCCCCAAGCACCGCGCGGAGGTTCGGCAAGGCCCTGTCGTGCGTCGTGGCCGTCAGGTCCAGCCGACCACGACCGACCAGCGCCTGCTCGACTCCCGTGGCCCAGCCGACTGGGTGCACACCGACCCCTGGCGGGTGCTCCGCATCCAGGCGGAGTTCATCGAGGGGTTCGGCGCGCTCGCCGAGCTCGGCCCGGCGATCAGCGTCTTCGGCAGTGCGCGCACGCCGGCGGGCGCCCCCGAGTACGCCCTGGCCGAGCGGGTTGGCCGGGCGCTCGCCGAGGCGGGATTCGCCGTGATCACCGGCGGTGGCCCGGGGATCATGGAAGCCGCCAACAAGGGGGCGAGCGAGGCCGGCGGGGTCTCGGTCGGCCTGGGCATCGAGCTGCCGTTCGAGCAGGGCTTGAACGAGTGGGTCGACCTGGGGCTGAACTTCCGGTACTTCTTCGTCCGGAAGACGATGTTCGTCAAGTACAGCCAGGGCTTCGTCGTCTTCCCCGGTGGTTTCGGCACGTTCGACGAGCTCTTCGAGGCGCTCACCCTGGTCCAGACCAAGAAGGTCACCTCGTTCCCGATCGTGCTCATGGGCAGTGACTACTGGTCCGGCCTCGTGGACTGGCTGCAGGACACGGTGGCCAAGACGGGTCGCATCAGCCCCGAGGACGTGGACCTCCTTCACGTCACCGACGACGTGAGCGAGGTCGTGCGCATCATGTGCGCCGCGCAGCGTCGCCTGGACGTCCGCTGA
- the folP gene encoding dihydropteroate synthase has translation MAAGDEQRRSRRATGPGGPLRLGRREFGPDEYVVMGIVNRTPDSFYDRGATYGESAALDRVDRLVEEGAEIIDIGGVKAGHGEDVSVTEELRRTASFVATVRARYPDLVISVDTWRAPVARELCAAGADLINDTWSGADPELVEVAAEYGVGLVCSHTGGLAPRTDPHRVSYPDVMSDVIERVVGLAERAVAAGVRDDAIVVDPTHDFGKNTWHSLEITRRLPELVATGWPVLVAMSRKDFIGETLDLPVEERLPGTLAATAICAWAGARVFRAHDVRETRQVLDMVASIRGVRPPSVARRGLA, from the coding sequence ATGGCGGCGGGAGATGAACAGCGGCGATCGCGTCGGGCGACAGGGCCCGGTGGTCCACTACGGCTGGGGAGGCGCGAGTTCGGCCCCGACGAGTACGTCGTCATGGGGATCGTCAACCGGACACCGGACTCCTTCTACGACCGCGGCGCCACCTACGGCGAGTCCGCTGCCCTCGACCGCGTCGACCGTCTCGTCGAGGAAGGCGCGGAGATCATCGACATCGGCGGTGTGAAAGCCGGCCATGGCGAAGACGTCTCGGTCACTGAGGAGCTGCGACGCACGGCGTCGTTCGTCGCGACCGTCCGCGCTCGCTACCCCGACCTGGTCATCAGTGTCGACACCTGGCGTGCCCCGGTGGCGCGCGAGCTGTGCGCGGCCGGCGCTGACCTGATCAACGACACCTGGTCGGGCGCCGACCCCGAGCTGGTGGAGGTGGCCGCCGAGTACGGCGTCGGGCTGGTCTGCTCCCACACCGGCGGCCTCGCGCCTCGGACCGACCCGCACCGGGTCAGCTATCCCGACGTGATGAGCGACGTGATCGAGCGGGTGGTCGGACTAGCCGAGCGGGCGGTAGCGGCCGGTGTTCGCGACGACGCCATCGTGGTGGACCCGACCCACGACTTCGGGAAGAACACTTGGCACTCCCTGGAGATCACGCGGCGGCTCCCCGAGCTGGTCGCGACGGGATGGCCGGTTCTGGTCGCGATGTCGCGCAAGGACTTCATCGGCGAGACTCTCGACCTCCCGGTCGAGGAGCGCCTCCCCGGGACGCTCGCGGCGACCGCGATCTGCGCCTGGGCGGGCGCCCGGGTGTTCCGCGCGCACGACGTCCGGGAGACCCGTCAGGTGCTCGACATGGTGGCGTCCATCCGAGGAGTGCGCCCGCCCAGCGTGGCTCGCCGTGGCCTCGCCTGA